A genomic stretch from Streptomyces venezuelae ATCC 10712 includes:
- the purB gene encoding adenylosuccinate lyase, whose translation MTAVTAKPRIPNVLAGRYASAELAVLWSPEQKVKLERQLWLAVLRAQKDLGIEVPDAALADYERVLDQVDLGSIAEREKVTRHDVKARIEEFNALAGHEHVHKGMTSRDLTENVEQLQIRLSLELMRDRTVAVLGRLGKLSAEYAELVMAGRSHNVAAQATTLGKRFATAADELLVAYARLEELLGRYPLRGIKGPVGTAQDMLDLLGGDAGKLADLERRIAGHLGFAHAFTSVGQVYPRSLDYDVVTSLVQLAAAPSSIAKTIRLMAGHELVTEGFKPGQVGSSAMPHKMNTRSCERVNGLMVILRGYASMTGELAGDQWNEGDVSCSVVRRVALPDAFFALDGLLETFLTVLDEFGAFPAVVARELDRYLPFLATTKVLMGAVRAGVGREVAHEAIKENAVASALAMREQGTVQNELLDKLAADERIPLDRAQLDELMADKLSFTGAAADQVASVVSRIEEILKQHPEAAAYAPGAIL comes from the coding sequence CCGAGCAGAAGGTCAAGCTGGAGCGTCAGCTCTGGCTCGCCGTGCTGCGTGCGCAGAAGGACCTCGGGATCGAGGTTCCGGACGCCGCCCTCGCCGACTACGAGCGCGTGCTCGACCAGGTCGACCTCGGCTCCATCGCCGAGCGCGAGAAGGTCACCCGGCACGACGTGAAGGCCCGGATCGAGGAGTTCAACGCCCTCGCCGGTCACGAGCACGTCCACAAGGGCATGACCTCGCGCGACCTCACCGAGAACGTCGAGCAGCTGCAGATCCGGCTCTCCCTCGAGCTGATGCGGGACCGTACGGTCGCCGTCCTCGGCCGCCTCGGCAAGCTGTCCGCCGAGTACGCCGAGCTGGTCATGGCCGGCCGCTCGCACAACGTCGCCGCCCAGGCGACCACCCTCGGCAAGCGCTTCGCGACGGCCGCCGACGAGCTGCTCGTGGCCTACGCCCGCCTGGAGGAGCTGCTCGGCCGCTACCCGCTGCGCGGCATCAAGGGCCCGGTCGGCACCGCCCAGGACATGCTGGACCTGCTCGGCGGCGACGCCGGCAAGCTGGCCGACCTGGAGCGGCGGATCGCCGGTCACCTCGGCTTCGCGCACGCCTTCACCTCGGTCGGGCAGGTCTACCCCCGCTCGCTCGACTACGACGTCGTCACCTCGCTGGTGCAGCTGGCCGCCGCGCCGTCGTCGATCGCCAAGACGATCCGCCTGATGGCGGGGCACGAGCTGGTCACCGAGGGCTTCAAGCCCGGCCAGGTCGGCTCCTCGGCGATGCCGCACAAGATGAACACCCGCTCCTGCGAGCGCGTCAACGGCCTCATGGTCATCCTGCGCGGCTACGCGTCGATGACCGGCGAGCTGGCCGGCGACCAGTGGAACGAGGGCGACGTGTCCTGCTCCGTGGTCCGCCGGGTCGCCCTGCCCGACGCGTTCTTCGCGCTGGACGGTCTCCTGGAGACCTTCCTCACCGTGCTCGACGAGTTCGGCGCCTTCCCGGCCGTCGTCGCCCGCGAGCTCGACCGCTACCTGCCGTTCCTGGCGACCACCAAGGTCCTCATGGGCGCGGTGCGCGCCGGGGTCGGCCGCGAGGTCGCCCACGAGGCCATCAAGGAGAACGCCGTGGCCTCCGCCCTCGCCATGCGCGAGCAGGGCACCGTGCAGAACGAGCTCCTCGACAAGCTGGCCGCCGACGAGCGCATCCCGCTGGACCGGGCGCAGCTCGACGAGCTGATGGCGGACAAGCTGTCCTTCACCGGCGCCGCCGCCGACCAGGTCGCCTCGGTGGTCTCCCGCATCGAGGAGATCCTCAAGCAGCACCCGGAGGCCGCCGCCTACGCCCCCGGGGCGATCCTCTGA